The Burkholderia cepacia genomic interval TCGCGGCGGCTAAGCGCCCGCCCCGCTCCGAACGGCCGCCCGCGCATCCTGCCCGGCGGCCGTTTTTCGGCGCCAACCTGAACGTGAACGTACAGGTTGATCTATAATCGCGCCATCGCCCGGATCGAATCCCCCCGCCCCATGCCGAACGACGCCCCCAACCCGCTGCTGACCGTGAGCGACGCCGCGTCGAGACTCGGCGTCACGCCGCGCACGCTGAAGTATTACGAGGAGCGCGGGCTCGTCACGCCGTCGCGCAGCGAGGGCCGCTACCGCCTCTACGACGAAGCCGACCTCGAGCGCTTTTCGCGCATCCTGCGGCTGCGCGCGCTCGGCTTCTCGCTGCACGGCATCACCGAAATGCTGAAGCGCCCGCTGGAAGAAACGGGCGACGGCCGGCGCCGCTATTCGGACGCGTCGCTGCGCGAGATCCGCACCGGTCTCGCCGAGCAGATCGACACGCTCGACCGGCGGATCGCGGCCGTCCAGCGCGAACTGAAGGAAGCCGTCGCGCTGCGCAAGGAACTGCAACACGACATCGACTACGTCGAGCGGCGTCTTGCCGGCGAAAACGCCGACGCGCTGATCGCGCAGCGGCAGGCCGAAACCGGCACGCGGCGCGCGCGCAAGGCGCGCGAATGAACGCGATGCCCGGTCGCCCGCCGCTGTGGAGCCGCGCGAACCTGCGCGCGGACCTGTTCCCGTGGGCGCTCGCGCTCGTCACCGGCATCGACTATTTCGACAACGCGGCCTTCTCGTTCTTCGCGAGCTACATCGCGGGCGGCGTCAACGCCTCGCCCGACGAACTCGTGTGGTCGTCGAGCGCTTACGCGGTCACGGCCGTGCTCGGCATCCTGCAGCAGCAATGGTGGGTCGACCGGCTCGGCCATCGCCGCTACGTCGCCGGCTGCATGCTGATGTTCTCGTTCGGCGCGATCGCGGCCGCGCTCGCCGATACGTCGCTCGAACTCGCGTTCGCACGCGGCTTCCAGGGATATTTCATCGGCCCGATGATGGGCGCGTGCCGGATCCTGATCCAGATCAGTTTCAAGCCGCAGGAACGGCCGCCTGCGACGCGCGCGTTCCTGATCATGATCCTGATCGGCAGCGCGCTCGCGCCGATCGTGGGCGGCCTGCTCGTCGCGCATTCGACGTGGCGCGCACTGTTCGCATGCACGGCGCCGGCCGGCATCGCGTTCGCGATCCTCGCGCTGCTCACGCTGCCCGACACCGGCAACCTGCCCGACGACGAACGCGGCTCCGGACACTTCTGGCCGTACGTCGTGTTCGCGCTCGCACAAGGTGCGCTGCAGATCGTGCTGCAGCAGGTGCATTACCAGCTCTACAGCGGCTCGCCGATGCTGATCCTGCTGACGATCGCGGGGATCGGTGCGCTTGCGTGGTTCGCGTATCACCAGTGGAACCATCCGACGCCGCTCGTGCGCCTTCACGCGTTCCGCGAACGGACGTTCCAGGTCGGGCTGCTGCTCTACATGTTCTATTACTACGAGTCGACAGGCTTCAGTTACCTGACCTCGCGGTTTCTCGAAGGCGGGCTCGGCTATCCGGTCGAGAACGCCGGGCGGCTCGTCGGCACGATGTCGCTGATTTCGGCCACCGCGCTGTTCGCCTACCTGCGTTACGCGAAATTCGTCACGCACAAGAAGTGGTTCGTCGTGCCGGGGTTCGCGATCGCCATCACGGCCGCGCTGTGGATGACGCGCATGACGCCGCAGGTCGGCGAAGCCGCACTGATCGTCCCGCTGCTGCTGCGCGGGCTGCTGCTGCTCTTCATCGTGCTGCCGGTGGCCAACCTGACGTTCCGGATCTTCGCGATCGACGAATATACGCACGGCTACCGGCTGAAGAACATCGTGCGGCAACTGACGATCTCGTTTGCGACGTCGTCGGTGATCATCGTCGAACAGCACCGCGTGGCCGTGCACCAGACGCGACTCGTCGAGCGCGCGAACGTGTTCGATCCGCTGTTCCAGCAGACCGTCGATGCGCTGACGCGCAGCTATGCGGCCGCCGGCCACGCGCTGAACGACGCGCACGGGCTCGCGATCGCGTCGATCGCGCGCATGGTCGCGCAACAGGCGTCGTTCCTCGCGTCGCTCGACGGCTTTTACTTCCTGGCGGGCGTGGCGCTCGTCGGCGGCCTCTTCGCGGCATGGCAAAAAGACATCGATTGAGTTAAAAGACAGGCTTTGGATTTCCGCGAGCCGCTTTCATGCTCTCGAAACTGACCCGCTGGTTCGACGACCGCCGCCGCGACCGCGCGCTGCGCAGCCACCCGATCCCCGACGCCCTGTGGCAGGACACCGTCGAGCGCCTGCCGTTCCTCGCGACGGCTGTCGCCCGACGCGCTCGGCCGGCTGCGCGAACTGACGAGCCTGTTCGTCGCGAAGAAATCGTTCTCGACCGCGCACGGGCTCGAGCTGACCGACGCGATGATCGTCGCGATCGCCGCGCAGGCCTGCCTGCCCGTGCTCAATCTCGACCTGTCGCTGTACGACGGCTGGGTCGGCGTCGTCGTGTATCCGGGCGAATTCTTGATCCGCAAGACGGTGCAGGACGAGGACGGCGTCGTCCACGAAGTGGAGCAGGATGCGAGCGGCGAGGCCTGGGAAGGCGGCCCCGTGATCCTGTCGTGGGAGGATGCGCAGATGACGGACGGCCGCGACGCGTACAACGTCGTGATCCACGAGTTCGCGCACAAGATCGACATGGTCAACGGCGCGGCCGACGGCTATCCGCCCCTTTTTCGCCGCTGGCACGCGCCGCACCTCGATGCACAGGCCTGGGCCGACGTGTTCGAGCACGCGTACGACCAGTTCTGTGCGCGCGTCGACGCGGTGCCGGACCGCGCGTGGGCACGCTTCGAGCGCGATTCGCTGATCGATCCCTATGCGGCCGACCACCCGTCCGAATTCTTCGCGGTGTGCAGCGAAGCGCTGTTCGTACGGCCGAAAGCGTTCGAG includes:
- a CDS encoding MerR family transcriptional regulator, producing MPNDAPNPLLTVSDAASRLGVTPRTLKYYEERGLVTPSRSEGRYRLYDEADLERFSRILRLRALGFSLHGITEMLKRPLEETGDGRRRYSDASLREIRTGLAEQIDTLDRRIAAVQRELKEAVALRKELQHDIDYVERRLAGENADALIAQRQAETGTRRARKARE
- a CDS encoding MFS transporter produces the protein MNAMPGRPPLWSRANLRADLFPWALALVTGIDYFDNAAFSFFASYIAGGVNASPDELVWSSSAYAVTAVLGILQQQWWVDRLGHRRYVAGCMLMFSFGAIAAALADTSLELAFARGFQGYFIGPMMGACRILIQISFKPQERPPATRAFLIMILIGSALAPIVGGLLVAHSTWRALFACTAPAGIAFAILALLTLPDTGNLPDDERGSGHFWPYVVFALAQGALQIVLQQVHYQLYSGSPMLILLTIAGIGALAWFAYHQWNHPTPLVRLHAFRERTFQVGLLLYMFYYYESTGFSYLTSRFLEGGLGYPVENAGRLVGTMSLISATALFAYLRYAKFVTHKKWFVVPGFAIAITAALWMTRMTPQVGEAALIVPLLLRGLLLLFIVLPVANLTFRIFAIDEYTHGYRLKNIVRQLTISFATSSVIIVEQHRVAVHQTRLVERANVFDPLFQQTVDALTRSYAAAGHALNDAHGLAIASIARMVAQQASFLASLDGFYFLAGVALVGGLFAAWQKDID